From Bos javanicus breed banteng chromosome 5, ARS-OSU_banteng_1.0, whole genome shotgun sequence, the proteins below share one genomic window:
- the LOC133248120 gene encoding T-cell surface glycoprotein YE1/48-like, which produces MSGKHATYATVQHIPSKKPARKEKTKEQLIYTEVKTVTSQSNQTKKTRTKSPEEKGSSVPFPWFFTVVILGIFCFLLLLTTGILGFMVFQGRLPELPLDNGTQENSASKNITFKEKPLYTGKECKSKWSCCGQKCYYISDESKNFEESKKRCKEMDSTLLKIEDKEELNFIQSRLSYFYWIGLSRKGTRNQWTWEDKSLPSLKFDWKESNEGNCAYIKATKMSASDCSRFMGFICEK; this is translated from the exons ATGAGTGGAAAACATGCAACATATGCAACGGTGCAACACATTCCTTCCAAAAAGCCAGCGCGAAAAGAAA AGACAAAAGAGCAGCTAATTTACACAGAAGTGAAAACAGTCACTTCACAGTCCaaccagacaaagaaaacaagaacTAAATCACCTGAAGAAAAAG GGTCTTCAGTTCCATTTCCTTGGTTTTTCACCGTAGTGATTCTTGGaatcttctgtttccttctccttttaaCCACAGGAATCTTAGGATTTATGG TTTTCCAGGGTCGATTACCAGAGCTTCCACTGGACAATGGAACACAAGAAAATTCCGCATCTAAAAACATAACTTTCAAAGAGAAACCACTTTACACAG GAAAGGAATGTAAAAGTAAATGGTCGTGTTGTGGACAGAAATGTTACTATATTTCGGATGAATCAAAGAActttgaagaaagtaaaaaacgCTGCAAGGAAATGGACTCCACACTTCTTAAGATAGAAGATAAGGAAGAACTG AACTTCATTCAAAGCAGACTATCCTATTTCTATTGGATTGGATTATCTCgtaaaggaaccagaaatcaatggacatgggaagataagtcattgccttctctaaaatT tgaCTGGAAAGAGTCAAACGAAGGAAACTGTGCATATATTAAAGCAACAAAGATGTCTGCTTCTGACTGTTCCAGATTCATGGGCTTCATTTGTGAGAAGTAG